The genomic region gggagggtgggaagagaggtTATGAGTATCTGAATTCAAGATCCCTAACAGTACTGACTGTAGAACCAGAACCAGGCAGAAGGGTTAGTTAGCCATCCAAAGATACTAGGAGGAAAGAAAGTAAGACTTACATTAAAAGCAAAAGGCAAGGATAAGCAAGAAAGCTCATGCTAAATGACTTCAATTATCTCAAATTTCACAGAtccttgtggaaaaaaaaatataaaacaaggactagaaaagagaaaatcctTGGGTCTTTTTTTAAGGacaaattttaaagtttattgaatgaaataaaagcaGACAGGCCAGACTACTTTCTCCACAGAAATTCAAGATAAACATTACTTGAAACCAGTAAAACACCTTCAAATATAGGTGCTACCCTGGAGGTTTTCACAATTAAGATGCTAATGCTTAATCTTCATAATAAGTTATCTTAGTTATAAGTGACTTATTAAGACATAAAAACTTAATTAATGTTGAAAATGAGAGTTATGTAAGAGTTTTGTgtcctatacatacatactatgtaTAATGCAATTCCAAGTTATCTTCCTAAATTTAGCTGGTTATGAAACTTACGATATTGTCTGTGCTATTGCTCCAGCAACACCACCACAAAGCAAGTTTATATGCGTTTTCAAAACTAAGACATTAGGGTTGTCTGATGAAGGTCTTCCAAGCAAGGTAGGAGCATGGGAGAGACCAACACTCTTTAAGGTaccaaaagtaaaaaatgaaacccctaaaaaacaaaatgtaaatttactataatattttgaaaaaaaaagagtacaaaAACAATACACTATATTATTTCAAGTTAATTCAAGTACATactgcattttttctttcttgattatcACATTTTGCCCAATACACAATTTCTACCACTACTAATactaaaaaatataaacaagttTATCCACAagttaaaggaaaccaggagtcATATAGATCCACACATAAGTAACCAAAGAGACTTATTATATAGTATAGTCTCAATCATTTACAATTCATACAAAATTAATCTTTATAAAgtaagttaaggagaaaataataatttctaacTTGCAAAACAAAATCTAGTTTGGCTTTTGACTTTTATATTCTAGCAGCTATATTAGAATAGTGGTATTGACAAGACATTATTTCCATTAAAAAGCATGTTTCCttccataaaatcatagatttagaatcaggGAGGGCCTTGGAGATCATCAGGGCCGAGGGTTCTTAACGTTTTTGTCCCCTTTGGCggtctggcaaagcctatggaccccatattcagaataatgtttttaaaggcattaaacaaaatacatacaattacaaaggaaaccaattatattgaaacagttttttttaagcTCAGTGGCTCAAGGTTAAAAAACCTCAATTTGAtttaatcatctcattttaaataagaaaattgaggccctgaGAGTGTCCCCCAGGGTGTTACCTCTGGTTCAAGCAGTCTTTCCATTAGACCCCACTGTCTACAGATTAATACTCAATTCAAAAATATTCAGACATTATAAGGAATTGCCTTTAACTTGATGCCCCATTTTGAGTCTTCAAAGTCAGGGTTGCCAGcatgagaaaagagggaaggggagaaccAGATGTGTATGTGTACCTTCCACATAAACTGCAACAGGCATCTGAGATGTCTACCTTGGACCACTTGAGATTAAATAACTCTATGACAAATACAATGTTACTAATCCTTGCTAAATGTGGTCTTAGTTCTTAACAAAAGATAAAAGACTGAATTACCATAAAATattagaatttcagaattgctaTTAATTTGTCCAATATTCAAAATACCTTTATACCTTCTAAATTTATGAAATACACTTTCTACCACAAAGTCCTTGTGAtttgagaaaacaaaagatattcttTATCAATTAAACTAATAAAACAATCTAGAGTAATAGAGCTAATAGCTAATACTCGGGTCATCTCTTATTTGTTTATAAAAACACTTGTATTATTATTGGCCAGTTAGAGCCTCATACTAGTGTGACCAAAATTCTAGAGTCTCTTCCCCTAAGACCCAGTCGGCCTTTATATAAAGACAGTTATAGACAATACTCTTCCCTCTGCCACCGCGTCATAAACATAGTTGTTAAAAAGGAAGATGGGGTTAAGAGTAAAAGGCAATCCAACCAGAAAGACAGCTCCAGAATGAATACTCAATTTTTGGTAGGCCAAAAGGCCCATCCTAGCACATGAAGgacagtacagtttaatatgttCAGAGTGAATCTAAGTTTTCACAATTTCTTAAAACAAAGATTTCCCTCTAACTTATACTGTCAAACTCAAGTTGTATCTGAAAAGTTTTAAGAAATCCAAACTGTAATCCATACCTGCGTAGGGAGCCATACCTACAATAGTAGGCATCAGTCCTCTGTAAAACCCACGAAAGCCGCCTTCCTTTCAAAGGAAAAAGTAAATGGGTTGTGCTTGTTAAGATACAATTAAaagaaagcaacaacaaaaaagtattcTGATAAAGCAAAAATTCACTACCTATGTCAAACTTGGCCTCCTTGCAATGCCCTGCTTTGCCCTCTGGGGCCCAGAAGAAGTCTAATTGCTTTTCCACAGGAGGGTCTTTCAAACACTTGCAAACAGCCATCCGGATCCCACTAAGTCTTCTCAAGGCTACACGCCCCTCATTCCTTCAAAGGATCTTCACATGTCACAAGCTCTTTTACCCAACCAGTTGCCCTTTTCTGAACACTGATGCACCAGATGTGTGCCCAGACCTGAGCATGATGCTCTGGTTGGTCTGGTCTGAGTATGAGAAAGCACAGTAGTCCTTTCCACTCCCTACTTCTCAAATAGGACATCTGTCAACTCAGTTGTCTACTCAAAAGATTTTAACAGCTGTTTTTGGTCCAGAATTGTGATTTCACAGATGTAGAAGAACTCTGTGATGGGAAAACTTTCTCTACTGATGCAGACTGGCAATGAATCTGTAATTTACAGTCTCAGTACTGCCGGGCATGGTgggaagttaagcaacttgacaGTGGACATGGATGGTCTGTGTCtgaggctgaggcaggatttgaaccgaaGTCTACCTCTacctaactccaaggccaaccTAAAACTTACCTCGTGATGCTTTTTTTACAAAATGTCAAAGGCAGATGttacagaaaggaaggagagaaaaatgaaatacctTTGCATAAATTGTTTTGAATGCATGAACAATTCCTGTGTACGTGTGCTCTCCTTTCACCTGGAATGCCAGGCGAACTCTAACCATGTCAAGCGGGTAAGTACAGATGACTGCTGTCATACctgcagagaaaaaagaaacctctCACAAACTGTTCTATTAATAAGACACAAGCAGTCATAGTTCAATGAAACCAAACATGATGTTGCTAGCAAGAACGCATTCTAAGTATGTTAACTTAGCAAGGTCAATCACAAGTCATATGCAGGCAGCCCAAAAATCAGtctgcaagaaatctttcctCATGCTTCTCCAGCTGTAAGGCTGCAGCTGATGAGAGATAGCATGATGAGCCTGAATACAGTCTTATTAAGATGCCGATGCTAATACTTGTCCCTATCTAACTCAAGAGATTACAATGAGAATAAAAGCATAGTACAACAGATCTAAAAACACTGATGAAAATTAAGCTATTGCCTATCCTAATACCACATACTAGCAATGCAGTAACATTatcattcctttatttttgtgGAGTATGCAGCCAACTCATCAGGGGTTTCAGAGCTAGAAAAAGCTTAGAAACCCTAAGGCCACATATATAAAGTAGTAGggcaaggatttgaactcaagtctgatTGCACATTTCTACTCCATCACGGTGAAGACAGCATATCCTTTTCCTTTACAAATATGCCTGTATTTGCAACAGACTCATAGTCAAGATCACCTCAATTTATGGTTGGAACCCAACTCCAATGGGGACATTGCAAATGTCCAAATGTATATGATCACTTGAATTGTTACTAAAAGTCCAAAGCCTGCAGGTTCCCAGAGGATTTCAGCTAAGGCACAGGAACCTACCCCCAGCTGCTGAGACCCTGGATTTTATTTTGGATGGTCCTTTTTTCCACGCTTACTTTGACAGATACTTGTTATTGCTAGGTTTTATTGGCTTTGGCAAGTAACATCATGCCTAGGCTTTGTGGCAGAATTTGTTGGCATTTTATTATGACCAAGAACATCACATCAATCATAACTCACATTAGCAAACGCCCGATTCTCTTGGTTTAGTTTCAAGTTATGATAAATGTCATTTAGTTTTTTGTAAATGGATTCCAATCCCAACAAAACTGATTTCAGAGGCATACTGCTCGGATTCATAGTCTTTCAAGAACTGCAAATCCTCAAATACGTGCCCTCACCTATAGTTACAAAATGGCACTGCAATGAATTGGGGAAGTATTATTGTTACTCCTCTTTCGGTTTATTTTACTCTTCCCCTTTCTAAGTTTGAACTCTCTTCAGTGAGCGGCCTGAAAATCTAAACCTGTGAATCCTACAATTCACTCAGGGAAACAGAAGTAGATGTCAAACCAATGAAAAAGAATGCTAAGCAGAtttgttttctcacctgtgagTCTTCTAAATGGAGAAAAGTACATGTAAAACAGTTTACAAATGGAAACATTTATTCCCCCCAGAATACCCTATACAAACGAGTAACAATATGAACTTGGTTGGGACACCATTGAACATCCCCTCCTGGCTTCCATAACACTCCTCTAGCTGGCTCTTCCTTCGTACCTTGGCCAGACCACTCTCTCACCCACAAAGTGGGGGAGGTGGCTCTGTCTTAGGCCCTCTACTCTTTCTACATTCTTTCCCCTGAAGATTTCATATAAACTCTCATGGGTTCAATAATAGTATTTATGCAGATGatcttatttggcctactgcttcctttaaaaaaaattactcagcatctCCCTGGAAATCTACTCTCTTtgaccctgatttttttttttt from Trichosurus vulpecula isolate mTriVul1 chromosome 8, mTriVul1.pri, whole genome shotgun sequence harbors:
- the SLC25A16 gene encoding graves disease carrier protein isoform X2, which translates into the protein MMIRIFPYGAIQFMSFDHYKKFITTKLGISGHIHRLMAGSMAGMTAVICTYPLDMVRVRLAFQVKGEHTYTGIVHAFKTIYAKEGGFRGFYRGLMPTIVGMAPYAGVSFFTFGTLKSVGLSHAPTLLGRPSSDNPNVLVLKTHINLLCGGVAGAIAQTISYPLDVTRRRMQLGTVLPDSEKCLTMLKTLKYVYGHHGIRRGLYRGLSLNYIRCVPSQAVAFTTYELMKQFLHLN